A window of Desulfovibrio aminophilus DSM 12254 contains these coding sequences:
- the thpR gene encoding RNA 2',3'-cyclic phosphodiesterase yields MRCFLGLPLPGAWRDGLRELTAELRPGLRSRLSWTRPENWHLTLKFLGEVEPDRLPDLKAALGGIFFAPFTLRAGDPGFFPDTRRPRVFWLGLSAGAAEAAALARSVDAALTPLGFEPEARPFSAHLTICRVKEPDPDDWAALAERAKKRPFPDARADRFVLWQSVLGAQGPTYRALAEYAAR; encoded by the coding sequence GTGCGCTGCTTCCTGGGCCTGCCCCTGCCCGGAGCCTGGCGCGACGGCCTCCGGGAGCTGACCGCCGAACTGCGGCCGGGACTGCGTTCGCGCCTGTCCTGGACCCGGCCGGAGAACTGGCACCTGACCCTGAAGTTCCTGGGCGAGGTGGAGCCGGACCGGCTGCCGGACCTGAAGGCGGCCCTCGGCGGAATTTTCTTCGCCCCCTTCACCCTGCGCGCGGGCGACCCCGGGTTCTTCCCGGACACCCGGCGACCCCGGGTGTTCTGGCTCGGGCTTTCGGCGGGCGCGGCCGAGGCGGCGGCCCTGGCCCGGAGCGTGGACGCGGCCCTGACGCCGCTGGGCTTCGAGCCCGAGGCCCGGCCCTTTTCCGCCCACCTGACCATCTGCCGCGTCAAGGAACCCGACCCGGACGACTGGGCGGCCCTGGCGGAACGCGCAAAAAAGCGGCCCTTCCCGGATGCCCGGGCGGACCGTTTCGTGCTCTGGCAAAGCGTCCTGGGAGCGCAGGGACCGACCTACCGCGCGCTGGCGGAATACGCGGCCCGTTGA
- a CDS encoding Rne/Rng family ribonuclease: MFISVLPGEQMEVVVAEEGNVLEYYVEMHHLARTKGNIYKGVIHNVDPNLQAAFINYGAERNGFLQIDEIHPEYFQYQTGYALKKGQRYPLIQKVLKPGQEMLVQVVKEPTGKKGAFLSTYLSLPGRHFVFSIGNDQSGVSRKIEDEKERARLKEVIDGLNLPEGVGLIARTAGVGQSKTELTRDYKYLGRLWADIRKKAQEAPTPSLVYAELDLASRAVRDYLTADVSEVWVDDAETAEHIKEYAGLAFPRSAGMVKLYSDAERSLWERFNLSRQIDQIYSREVVLPSGGRIVIDPTEALTAVDINSGKIGGAGTFQKMALTTNMEAAEAVAQQLRLRDIGGQIVIDFIEMKDPKHCREVEKVMKNALKTDRARTDVGRISAFGLMEVVRQRLGSSALSVSTEPCPCCEGSGLRRNMEWQSLSAIKEIYRLLRRPNCPDPLLYACTKELALYLLNHKREKLAELGKRFDTDVHVEVLE, from the coding sequence ATGTTCATCAGCGTCCTGCCGGGCGAGCAGATGGAAGTGGTGGTGGCCGAGGAGGGCAACGTCCTCGAATACTACGTGGAGATGCACCACCTGGCCCGGACCAAGGGCAACATCTACAAGGGCGTGATCCACAACGTGGACCCCAACCTTCAGGCCGCGTTCATCAACTATGGCGCGGAGCGCAACGGCTTCCTCCAGATCGACGAGATCCACCCCGAATACTTCCAGTACCAGACCGGCTACGCCCTGAAGAAGGGCCAGCGCTACCCGCTGATCCAGAAGGTGCTCAAGCCCGGCCAGGAAATGCTCGTGCAGGTGGTCAAGGAACCCACGGGCAAGAAGGGCGCGTTCCTCTCCACCTATCTTTCCCTGCCTGGGCGGCACTTCGTCTTCTCCATCGGCAACGACCAGTCCGGGGTTTCGCGCAAGATCGAGGATGAGAAGGAACGCGCGCGGCTCAAGGAGGTCATCGACGGCCTGAACCTGCCCGAGGGCGTGGGGCTCATCGCCCGCACCGCCGGGGTGGGCCAGAGCAAGACCGAGCTGACCCGCGACTACAAGTATCTGGGCCGCCTCTGGGCCGATATCCGCAAGAAGGCCCAGGAGGCCCCCACGCCCAGCCTGGTCTACGCCGAGCTGGACCTGGCCTCGCGGGCCGTGCGCGACTACCTGACCGCCGACGTGTCCGAGGTCTGGGTGGACGATGCCGAGACCGCCGAACACATCAAGGAATACGCCGGGCTGGCCTTCCCGCGCAGCGCGGGCATGGTCAAGCTCTACTCCGACGCCGAGCGCTCGCTCTGGGAGCGCTTCAACCTCTCGCGCCAGATCGATCAGATCTACTCCCGCGAGGTGGTCCTGCCCTCGGGCGGGCGCATCGTCATCGACCCCACCGAGGCGCTCACGGCCGTGGACATCAACTCCGGCAAGATCGGCGGGGCCGGAACCTTCCAGAAGATGGCCCTGACCACGAACATGGAGGCCGCCGAGGCCGTGGCCCAGCAGTTGCGGCTGCGCGACATCGGCGGGCAGATCGTCATCGACTTCATCGAGATGAAGGATCCCAAGCACTGCCGCGAGGTCGAGAAGGTCATGAAGAACGCCCTGAAGACCGACCGCGCGCGCACGGACGTGGGGCGCATCTCGGCTTTCGGGCTCATGGAGGTGGTGCGCCAGCGCCTGGGCTCCTCGGCCCTCTCGGTGTCCACCGAGCCCTGCCCCTGCTGCGAGGGTTCGGGCCTGCGCCGCAACATGGAGTGGCAGTCGCTTTCGGCCATCAAGGAAATCTACCGCCTGCTGCGCCGCCCCAACTGCCCGGACCCGCTCCTTTACGCCTGCACCAAGGAGCTGGCCCTGTACCTGCTGAACCACAAGCGCGAGAAGCTGGCCGAACTGGGCAAGCGCTTCGACACCGACGTGCACGTGGAAGTCCTGGAATAG